The following are from one region of the Salmo trutta chromosome 20, fSalTru1.1, whole genome shotgun sequence genome:
- the LOC115155585 gene encoding serine/threonine-protein phosphatase 6 regulatory ankyrin repeat subunit B isoform X5, whose protein sequence is MGHLDVVCLLVSQGAEVSCKDKRGYTPLHTAASNGQIAVVKHLLNLAVEIDEANAFGNTALHLACFNGQDAVVSELIDYGANVSQPNNKGFTPLHFAAASTHGALCLEFLVNNGADVNVQSRDGKSPLHMTAVHGRFTRSQTLIQNGGEIDSVDKEGNTPLHIAARYGHELLINTLITSGADCTRRGVHGMFPLHLAAMNAHSDCCQKLLSSGRRYSVMCSLSNVPSSSALSAGFQIDTPDALGRTCLHAAAAGGNVECVKLLLSSDGDHNRRDKCGRTSLHYAAASRHCQCLETLVSCGTCINATDQWGRSALHYAAASDLDRRRRQALEPESEGVQAEKEKEAALCLEFLLQSGATASLKDKQGYSPVHYAAAYGHRHCLELLLDRDESHQEDPDFLGARSPLHLAAYHGHAQALEVLLQGEREVDQGDEAGRTPLALAALRGHTDCVHTLLSQGASPRTTDTNRGRTPVHLAVMNGHTSCVRLLLDDQDSADLVDTTDSQGQTPLMLAVAGGHVDTVSLLLEREAAVDTADNHGLTALHLGLLCGQEECVQCLLEQEASVLLGDSRGRTALHLAAAKGHASWLAELLSMACSELPTPPLRDHQGFTPLHWACYYGHEGCVEVLLEQKGCRCIDGNPFTPLHCAVVNDHEPCASLLLEAMGSDMASCKDAKDRTPLHAAAFSGHVDCVQLLLAHDAPVDAVDQSGRSALMMAAEKGRVGTVEVLLTSANASLRLVDQNGNSALHLACSSGKEDCVLFILERQKDTFLIGSTNAALQTPLHLAARSGLKQAVQELLSRGASVQTLDENSLTPALACAPSREVADCLALILATMIPFCSPCSSGAPSPGSLLRALPREGKSSHGPRSPKAPSDPSSEGSASQGATENDSDSETF, encoded by the exons ATAGATGAGGCCAATGCGTTTGGTAACACAGCTCTGCACTTGGCCTGTTTCAACGGTCAGGATGCTGTGGTCAGTGAACTGATAGACTACGGGGCTAACGTCAGCCAGCCCAACAACAAGGGTTTCACCCCCCTACACTTCGCTGCAGCCTCCACCCACGGAGCTCTCTGTCTAGAGTTCCTGGTCAACAACGGGGCTGACGTCAACGTCCAG agTCGGGATGGGAAGAGCCCCCTCCACATGACAGCGGTCCACGGCCGCTTCACTCGCTCCCAGACACTCATCCAGAATG gtggGGAGATTGACAGTGTGGACAAGGAAGGAAACACTCCTCTTCACATCGCTGCTCGCTATGGTCACGAGCTCCTCATTAACACACTCATCACCAGCGGAGCTGACtgcacaag ACGAGGGGTCCATGGTATGTTTCCTCTGCACCTGGCTGCTATGAACGCCCACTCAGACTGCTGCCAGAAGCTGCTCTCTTCAG GAAGGAGGTATAGCGTAATGTGTTCCCTCAGTAACGTCCCCTCGTCCTCGGCCTTGTCTGCAGGCTTCCAGATCGACACCCCTGATGCACTGGGGAGGACCTGCCTGCACGCTGCCGCCGCCGGAGG TAATGTGGAGTGTGTGAAGTTGCTTCTGAGCAGCGATGGGGACCACAACCGGAGGGACAAGTGTGGCAG gacCTCTCTCCACTATGCTGCAGCCAGTCGGCACTGCCAGTGCCTGGAGACCCTGGTGTCGTGTGGGACCTGCATTAATGCCACTGACCAGTGGGGGCGCTCTGCTCTGCACTATGCTGCTGCCTCCGACCTGGACAGAAG GCGACGTCAGGCTCTGGAGCCAGAGAGTGAAGGGGTGCAGgcggagaaggagaaggaggctGCACT ATGTCTAGAATTCCTTTTGCAAAGTGGTGCTACTGCCTCTCTGAAGGATAAGCAGGGCTACAGTCCTGTCCACTATGCTGCAGCCTATGGCCACAGACACTGCCTGGAGCTG CTGTTGGACAGAGACGAGAGTCACCAGGAGGACCCAGACTTTCTGGGTGCCAGGAGCCCCCTGCACCTCGCT GCATACCACGGCCATGCACAGGCTCTGGAGGTGTTGCTGcaaggggagagggaggtagacCAGGGGGACGAGGCTGGTCGTACTCCCCTGGCCCTAGCGGCCCTCAGGGGCCACACTGACTGCGTCCACACCCTTCTCAGCCAGGGGGCCTCGCCACGCACCACAGACACCAACAGGGGACGCACCCCGGTACACCTAGCAG TGATGAATGGGCATACGTCGTGTGTACGCCTCCTTCTGGACGACCAGGATAGTGCAGACCTGGTAGACACTACAGACTCTCAGGGACA GACTCCTCTGATGCTGGCGGTGGCAGGGGGACATGTGGACACTGTGTCTCTGCTGCTGGAGAGAGAGGCTGCTGTAGATACAGCAGACAACCATGGCCTGACCGCCCTGCACCTgggg ttgCTGTGTGGTCAGGAGGAGTGTGTTCAGTGTCTGTTGGAGCAGGAGGCCTCTGTGTTGCTGGGGGACTCCAGGGGCCGAACAGCCCTCCATCTGGCTGCAGCGAAGGGCCACGCATCCTGGCTCGCTGAGCTGCTGAGTATGGCCTGTTCTGAACTGCCCACGCCCCCCCTCCGAGACCACCAGGGGTTCACCCCCCTGCACTGGGCCTGCTATTATG GTCACGAGGGCTGTGTGGAGGTACTGCTGGAGCAGAAAGGTTGTCGCTGTATCGATGGGAACCCCTTCACTCCCCTGCACTGTGCTGT GGTGAATGATCATGAACCCTGTGCCTCACTACTGCTGGAAGCCATGGGATCAGACATGGCCAGCTGTAAGGACGCTAAGGATCG gACTCCACTCCATGCTGCAGCGTTCTCTGGTCATGTGGACTGTGTCCAGCTGCTTCTGGCCCATGATGCACCTGTGGATGCTGTGGACCAATCAGGGCGCAGTGCGCTGATGATGGCTGCAGAGAAGGGAAGAGTCGGGACTGTAGAGGTGCTGCTGACCAGTGCCAACGCCAGCCTGAGGTTGGTGGACCAGAATGGTAACAGTGCCCTCCACCTGGCCTGCAGTAGC GGAAAGGAGGACTGTGTACTATTCATCCTGGAGAGGCAGAAGGACACTTTTCTCATAGGTTCCACCAACGCAGCGCTGCAGAC GCCCCTCCACCTAGCGGCCCGTAGCGGTCTGAAGCAGGCTGTCCAGGAGCTGCTGTCCAGGGGGGCCAGTGTTCAGACGTTGGATGAGAACA gtttGACCCCTGCTCTGGCATGCGCTCCTAGCAGGGAGGTGGCTGACTGTCTGGCTCTCATTCTGGCTACCATGATACCTTTCTGCTCCCCTTGCAGCTCCGGTGCGCCCTCCCCAGGTTCCCTCCTGAGAGCCCTACCCAGGGAGGGGAAGAGCTCCCATGGCCCTCGCAGCCCCAAGGCCCCCTCGGACCCCTCTAGCGAGGGCAGTGCCAGTCAGGGCGCCACTGAAAACGACTCGGACTCAGAAACCTTTTGA